The following are encoded together in the Rhizobium tumorigenes genome:
- a CDS encoding deaminase codes for MSPTIVARLLDVIEQSILPLTEKGVADGNKVFGAAILRKSDLSLVVAATNNELENPLWHGEVHTLKRFYEMGETPDTKDLIFLSTHEPCSMCMSAITWAGFDNFYYFFSHEDSRDAFAIPHDLKILSEVFGLEPGGYRKQNAFWNSFAIADLVTIEPEPVKAALEAQTARIKAVYDQLSDSYQATKDDNAIPLN; via the coding sequence GTGTCACCCACTATTGTCGCCCGTCTCCTCGACGTCATCGAGCAGAGCATCCTTCCCCTGACGGAAAAAGGCGTTGCCGACGGCAACAAGGTGTTCGGCGCGGCCATTCTGCGCAAGTCCGACCTATCGCTCGTCGTTGCCGCCACCAATAACGAGTTGGAAAACCCGCTCTGGCACGGCGAGGTGCACACGCTGAAGCGGTTCTACGAGATGGGTGAGACACCTGACACCAAGGATCTGATCTTCCTGTCGACTCACGAACCCTGCAGTATGTGCATGTCGGCAATCACGTGGGCGGGGTTCGACAATTTCTACTATTTCTTCAGCCACGAGGATTCGCGCGATGCCTTCGCCATACCCCACGACTTGAAGATCCTGAGCGAGGTTTTCGGTCTCGAACCCGGCGGTTACCGCAAGCAGAACGCCTTCTGGAATTCCTTTGCCATCGCCGACCTCGTCACCATCGAACCGGAGCCAGTCAAGGCGGCGCTCGAGGCACAGACAGCGAGGATCAAAGCCGTCTACGATCAACTTTCGGACAGCTATCAGGCGACGAAAGACGACAACGCCATTCCCCTCAACTGA
- the cysG gene encoding siroheme synthase CysG yields MLSWNEQLSVFPAFMRVEGRITAVFGNGDEAFAKARLLSNTRAKIVAYADDPAEDYAAFLESNAIETHRKPFAPELMEGAVLVFAATGDAALDRHIVAAARAARIVVNAVDQPDQCDFYTPAIVNRAPLAVAIGTEGAGPVLAQMVRAQVDQLLSPSLGRLAQLAISYRKAVEERIPKGVARRIFWRRFFSGGVADAMVTGDVTQAQHAADGLLAQSGRAEGHVWLVGAGPGAEDLLTLRAQRVMMEADVLVYDALVPQAIVDMGRRDAERLSVGKRKGCHSKSQAEINDLLVQLGRDGKRVVRLKSGDPLIYGRAAEEMGALRAAGISYEIIPGITSALAAAADFQLPLTLRGVASSLVFTTGHDLTGDTLPDWASLAISGATIAVYMGRTVAASVAGRLMEAGLPAETTVAVIENASRVDRRLLHGTLKDLPDLEFRDELTGPVMVIIGEAVAGANFDHSEPLVHRQSVAQERARN; encoded by the coding sequence ATGCTTTCCTGGAATGAGCAGCTTTCGGTGTTTCCGGCTTTCATGCGCGTGGAAGGACGGATTACGGCCGTGTTTGGCAATGGTGACGAGGCTTTCGCCAAGGCGAGGCTTCTATCGAACACCCGTGCCAAGATCGTCGCCTATGCCGACGATCCGGCGGAAGACTATGCCGCCTTTCTCGAATCGAACGCCATCGAAACCCATCGGAAGCCCTTTGCGCCAGAATTGATGGAGGGGGCCGTGCTCGTCTTTGCGGCCACCGGCGATGCCGCGCTCGACAGACACATCGTTGCTGCCGCGCGTGCGGCAAGAATTGTGGTAAACGCCGTCGACCAGCCGGATCAGTGCGACTTCTATACGCCGGCCATCGTCAATCGTGCCCCGCTTGCCGTTGCCATAGGCACGGAAGGGGCGGGTCCGGTGCTGGCGCAGATGGTCCGTGCCCAGGTCGACCAGCTGCTGTCCCCATCTCTCGGCCGGCTCGCCCAACTGGCGATAAGCTATCGCAAGGCTGTGGAAGAACGCATCCCGAAGGGCGTGGCGCGCCGCATCTTCTGGCGTCGTTTCTTTTCAGGCGGCGTCGCCGATGCCATGGTCACCGGCGATGTCACGCAGGCACAGCATGCCGCCGACGGGCTGCTCGCACAATCCGGGCGCGCCGAGGGGCACGTCTGGCTGGTTGGCGCAGGACCCGGTGCCGAAGACCTGCTGACGCTGCGTGCCCAGCGAGTGATGATGGAAGCCGATGTGCTGGTCTATGACGCACTTGTTCCGCAGGCCATCGTCGACATGGGCCGCCGCGATGCAGAGCGCCTGTCGGTGGGCAAGCGCAAGGGCTGCCATTCGAAGTCGCAAGCCGAAATCAACGATCTGCTGGTACAGCTCGGTCGCGATGGCAAGCGGGTCGTCCGCTTGAAATCGGGCGATCCGCTGATCTACGGACGTGCCGCCGAAGAAATGGGAGCACTTCGAGCAGCAGGCATTTCCTATGAAATTATTCCCGGCATCACCTCGGCTTTGGCTGCGGCTGCAGATTTCCAGCTGCCGCTGACATTGCGCGGCGTTGCCTCGTCGCTGGTCTTCACGACAGGCCACGACCTCACCGGCGACACCCTGCCGGATTGGGCGAGCCTGGCGATATCGGGCGCCACCATCGCCGTCTACATGGGACGCACCGTGGCCGCCTCGGTCGCAGGCCGGCTGATGGAAGCGGGACTTCCGGCGGAGACGACGGTCGCCGTCATCGAGAACGCCAGCCGCGTCGATCGCCGCCTGTTGCACGGAACGCTGAAGGATCTTCCGGATCTGGAGTTCCGAGACGAACTTACCGGTCCGGTCATGGTCATCATCGGCGAAGCCGTGGCGGGCGCCAATTTCGATCACTCCGAGCCGCTGGTGCACCGGCAGTCCGTGGCTCAAGAACGTGCGAGGAACTGA
- a CDS encoding DUF2849 domain-containing protein, producing the protein MADKVLTANRLTDGISVWLDANGQWATSLQEALVARHAEAVAALEAIGKQSYADNKVVDVNVIDVQETDGVLWPLRLRERIRAEGPTMEYAPGYPVADPKFIDA; encoded by the coding sequence ATGGCAGACAAGGTCCTGACCGCTAACCGCCTGACTGACGGCATTTCCGTCTGGCTTGACGCCAACGGCCAATGGGCCACGTCTCTGCAGGAAGCGCTTGTTGCACGCCATGCCGAGGCTGTCGCTGCCCTCGAGGCGATCGGCAAGCAGTCCTACGCGGATAACAAGGTCGTTGACGTGAATGTCATCGACGTCCAAGAAACGGACGGTGTCCTGTGGCCGCTGCGCCTTCGCGAGCGCATTCGGGCTGAAGGTCCGACCATGGAATACGCGCCGGGCTATCCGGTCGCCGATCCCAAATTTATTGATGCCTGA
- a CDS encoding nitrite/sulfite reductase: protein MYRYDEFDHAFVAERVAQFRDQVERRLSGELTEDAFKPLRLMNGVYLQLHAYMLRIAIPYGTLSSKQMRMLAHVARTYDRGYGHFTTRQNLQFNWPKLSDMPAVLDDLSKVEMHAIQTSGNCIRNVTADHFAGAAADEVADPRPYAEILRQWSSVHPEFSLLPRKFKIAVTGAERDRAAIQVHDIGLHLKKNEQGEIGFAVYVGGGQGRTPMIAKLIREFLPEEDLLSYTTAIMRVYNLHGRRDNKYKARIKILVHETGAEELARQVEVEFAQLKDTELRLPEADVQAITSYFALPDMPERSEGWESLARWKKADPDFARWVQQNVQPHKNPDYGMVTISLKPIGGIPGDATDAQMEIVADIAEEFAFDEIRVSHEQNLILPHVALADLESVYRRLQGTGLETANAGLITDIIACPGLDYCALANARSIPLAQEISTRFGSFERQAEIGELKIKISGCINACGHHHVGHIGLLGVEKKGAELYQITLGGSGDENTSIGEIIGRGFDPDKVTDAIETLVNTYLGLRLDPSEIFLAAYRRVGPQPFKDALYGSAAEAA from the coding sequence ATGTATCGCTACGACGAATTTGACCATGCCTTTGTCGCCGAACGCGTCGCCCAGTTTCGCGATCAGGTCGAGCGCCGGCTGTCCGGCGAGCTGACCGAGGATGCCTTCAAGCCCCTGCGCCTGATGAACGGCGTCTATCTGCAGCTCCACGCCTACATGCTGCGCATCGCCATTCCCTACGGCACGCTGAGTTCGAAGCAAATGCGCATGCTCGCCCATGTGGCGCGCACCTATGACCGCGGCTATGGCCACTTCACCACGCGCCAGAACCTGCAGTTTAACTGGCCGAAGCTTTCCGACATGCCGGCGGTGCTCGACGACCTGTCGAAGGTTGAGATGCATGCCATCCAGACATCCGGCAACTGTATTCGCAACGTCACGGCAGACCATTTTGCCGGTGCCGCGGCCGACGAAGTTGCCGATCCGCGGCCCTATGCGGAGATCCTAAGGCAGTGGTCGTCGGTTCACCCGGAATTCTCGCTGCTGCCGCGAAAGTTTAAGATTGCTGTGACCGGCGCAGAGCGCGACCGCGCCGCCATCCAGGTGCACGACATCGGCCTGCATCTGAAGAAGAACGAACAGGGCGAGATCGGTTTCGCGGTCTATGTCGGCGGTGGCCAGGGCCGCACGCCGATGATCGCCAAGCTGATCCGCGAATTCCTGCCGGAAGAGGACCTGCTGTCCTACACGACCGCCATCATGCGCGTTTACAATCTGCACGGTCGTCGCGACAACAAGTACAAGGCGCGCATCAAGATCCTGGTGCACGAGACCGGTGCCGAGGAGCTTGCCCGCCAGGTGGAGGTCGAGTTCGCGCAGTTGAAGGACACGGAACTGAGACTTCCGGAAGCGGACGTACAGGCAATAACATCCTATTTCGCACTCCCTGACATGCCGGAGCGGTCCGAGGGGTGGGAAAGCCTGGCGCGCTGGAAGAAGGCCGACCCGGATTTTGCCCGCTGGGTCCAGCAGAACGTCCAGCCGCACAAGAACCCCGACTATGGCATGGTGACGATCTCGTTGAAGCCGATCGGCGGCATACCGGGCGATGCGACGGACGCACAGATGGAAATCGTCGCTGACATCGCAGAGGAATTCGCCTTCGACGAGATCCGTGTCAGCCATGAGCAGAACCTGATCCTGCCGCACGTGGCGCTTGCCGATCTGGAATCCGTCTATCGCCGACTGCAGGGCACCGGTCTCGAGACCGCCAATGCAGGGTTGATCACCGATATCATTGCGTGTCCCGGGCTAGACTACTGCGCGCTGGCAAATGCCCGTTCGATCCCGCTGGCGCAGGAGATCTCGACGCGCTTCGGCTCGTTCGAGCGTCAGGCGGAAATCGGTGAATTGAAGATCAAGATTTCCGGTTGCATCAACGCCTGCGGCCATCACCACGTCGGTCATATCGGCTTGCTTGGAGTCGAGAAGAAGGGCGCGGAGCTCTACCAGATCACGCTCGGCGGCTCCGGCGACGAAAACACATCCATCGGAGAAATCATCGGTCGCGGTTTCGATCCGGACAAGGTGACCGACGCCATCGAGACGCTGGTCAATACCTATCTCGGTCTGAGGCTGGATCCGTCAGAGATCTTCCTCGCCGCCTACAGGCGTGTCGGGCCGCAGCCCTTCAAGGATGCGCTTTACGGCTCGGCAGCGGAAGCCGCATAG
- a CDS encoding DUF934 domain-containing protein — MTRIWKETGFVDNDPWVVETEEVQATESQTRLLDIDTLVARAEESNDVGLGVLLKPADDVLRLEPYLDRLDIVAVSFPAFNDGRGFSQASLLRQRLGYAGEVRAIGDVLIDQVPLMLRCGFDSFAVTNATALKRLSENRLPGIQYHYQPTAQPAEAGQGYSWRRISPKTA, encoded by the coding sequence ATGACACGTATCTGGAAAGAGACCGGCTTTGTCGACAACGATCCCTGGGTCGTCGAAACCGAAGAAGTCCAAGCGACGGAAAGCCAGACCCGGTTGCTCGATATCGACACCCTGGTGGCACGGGCAGAGGAAAGCAATGACGTCGGTCTCGGCGTGCTGCTGAAGCCTGCCGATGACGTCCTGCGGCTGGAGCCGTATCTCGATCGTCTGGACATCGTTGCGGTATCGTTTCCGGCGTTCAACGATGGCCGTGGCTTCAGCCAGGCCTCGCTGCTTCGCCAGCGACTGGGTTACGCCGGCGAGGTTCGCGCCATCGGAGACGTGCTGATCGACCAGGTGCCGCTGATGCTGCGTTGCGGCTTCGACAGCTTTGCCGTGACGAATGCGACTGCCTTGAAGCGCCTCTCGGAAAACAGGCTGCCCGGGATCCAGTACCACTACCAGCCCACGGCCCAGCCGGCAGAGGCAGGGCAGGGCTACAGCTGGCGCCGGATTTCGCCGAAGACGGCCTGA
- a CDS encoding ferredoxin--NADP reductase produces the protein MNAPTTTDEFASTVPAGVFAETVLSVTHYTDRLFRFTMTRPQGFRFRSGEFAMIGLMVNGKPIYRAYSIASPAWADELEFFSIKVPDGPLTSHLQGIKPGDQVLMRKKPTGTLVLDALTPGKRLYMFSTGTGIAPFASLIRDPETYEKFDEVILTHTCREISELKYGFDLVHEIQHDELLSEIVGSKLRHYATVTREDFEYRGRITDLISSGKLFTDLGVPPIDRAIDRGMICGSSEMLKETKEILERAGLDEGANNKPGEFVIERAFVG, from the coding sequence ATGAACGCCCCCACGACGACAGATGAATTTGCCTCAACCGTACCCGCCGGCGTCTTCGCCGAGACGGTTTTGAGTGTCACTCACTACACCGATCGCCTGTTCCGCTTCACCATGACGAGGCCGCAGGGCTTCCGCTTTCGCTCCGGCGAGTTTGCGATGATCGGTCTGATGGTCAACGGCAAGCCGATTTACCGGGCCTATTCGATCGCCAGCCCTGCTTGGGCCGACGAACTCGAATTCTTCTCCATCAAGGTACCGGACGGTCCCCTGACGTCGCACCTGCAGGGCATTAAGCCGGGCGACCAGGTGCTCATGCGCAAGAAGCCAACGGGCACGCTGGTGCTGGACGCGCTCACCCCCGGAAAACGCCTCTACATGTTTTCCACCGGTACCGGCATCGCGCCGTTCGCGAGCCTCATCCGCGATCCCGAGACCTACGAAAAGTTCGACGAAGTCATCCTGACGCACACCTGCCGCGAAATCTCGGAGCTGAAATACGGCTTCGATCTCGTCCATGAGATTCAACACGACGAGTTGCTGAGCGAGATCGTCGGGTCGAAGCTTCGCCACTACGCGACCGTCACGCGCGAAGATTTCGAGTATCGCGGCCGGATAACGGATCTCATTTCTTCCGGCAAGCTATTCACCGACCTCGGCGTGCCGCCCATCGATCGCGCCATCGACCGCGGTATGATTTGCGGATCTTCGGAGATGTTGAAAGAGACGAAGGAAATTCTGGAGAGGGCCGGTCTCGACGAAGGCGCCAACAACAAGCCGGGCGAATTCGTCATCGAAAGGGCATTCGTCGGCTGA
- a CDS encoding GlsB/YeaQ/YmgE family stress response membrane protein, with protein sequence MQDAQIGWIAAIVIGGLAGWLAEMFMKSNTGIIMNIILGIVGAIVANFILGALHISLGTGWIAYLIAGFIGACILIAVGRLIRR encoded by the coding sequence ATGCAAGACGCACAAATTGGTTGGATCGCAGCGATTGTTATCGGTGGCCTCGCAGGCTGGCTGGCCGAAATGTTCATGAAGAGCAACACCGGCATTATCATGAACATCATTCTGGGTATCGTCGGCGCAATCGTCGCGAACTTTATCCTCGGCGCACTTCACATCAGCCTCGGCACCGGCTGGATCGCATACTTGATTGCCGGCTTCATCGGCGCATGCATTCTGATCGCTGTTGGACGTCTTATTCGCCGCTAA
- a CDS encoding cytochrome c biogenesis CcdA family protein, producing MSIADISLLSALLAGALSFLSPCVLPLVPPYLCYMAGISVEQFRGGGAVVTDKSQVRGGVLLSALFFTLGFSTVFVALGAGASTVGLMLRQHLDLLAQVGGFIIIVMGLNFLGILRFGLLSREARFQGGGKPATWTGAYVMGLAFAFGWTPCIGPVLGAILGVAASRETVGAGAGLLAVYSLGLAVPFWIAAGFSGAFMGFLARFRRHLGLVEKVMGAFLVLTGLAFMFGFVSQAAIWFQQTFPILMQIG from the coding sequence GTGTCGATTGCCGATATTTCGCTGCTCAGTGCTCTGCTGGCTGGTGCGTTGTCCTTCCTGTCGCCTTGCGTCCTGCCGCTGGTGCCGCCGTACCTCTGCTACATGGCGGGCATCTCGGTCGAGCAGTTTCGTGGCGGCGGTGCGGTTGTCACGGATAAGTCGCAGGTGCGCGGCGGCGTGTTGCTGTCGGCGCTGTTTTTCACGCTGGGTTTTTCCACCGTCTTCGTGGCCCTCGGCGCCGGGGCCTCGACTGTCGGCCTGATGCTGCGTCAGCATCTTGATCTGCTGGCCCAGGTCGGTGGCTTCATCATTATCGTCATGGGCCTGAATTTCCTGGGCATCCTGCGGTTCGGCCTGCTGTCGCGGGAGGCGCGGTTCCAGGGGGGCGGCAAGCCTGCGACCTGGACCGGCGCCTATGTCATGGGTCTGGCCTTCGCCTTCGGCTGGACGCCATGTATCGGCCCGGTGCTCGGCGCCATCCTCGGAGTTGCCGCCTCGCGCGAAACAGTCGGTGCCGGAGCAGGGCTACTTGCCGTCTATTCGCTAGGCCTTGCCGTGCCATTCTGGATTGCCGCAGGATTTTCCGGCGCCTTTATGGGCTTTCTGGCACGCTTCCGTCGTCATCTCGGCCTGGTCGAAAAGGTGATGGGAGCTTTCCTGGTGCTGACCGGGCTGGCCTTCATGTTCGGTTTTGTCAGTCAAGCCGCAATCTGGTTCCAGCAGACCTTTCCCATCCTCATGCAAATCGGGTAG
- a CDS encoding AEC family transporter produces MADIVGLLLPFFGLILIGAIAARITKQPAEALGWLNTFIVYAALPALFFKLVSQTPIEQLTRLGFIGTDLAATYSIFVMLLLVGRFVRRNSLPESTMQAFAGAYGNIGYMGPALALLALGEKAAVPVALIVCLENALHFIVAPALMAIEGKDDRTKRRLAFDVARKVLLHPFILSTALGFVAAATAMDQPLAFRRFVDYLAQAAAPCALFAMGVTLALRPLRRIPAEIGYIVPAKLILHPLVVYLALEAVGGIEPIWIYSAVLLAALPTATNVFVMSQQYGVWQERASATILISTAASIVSVSAILYVIRSGSLPAQLFH; encoded by the coding sequence ATGGCTGACATTGTCGGTCTGCTTTTACCGTTTTTCGGCCTGATCCTGATCGGCGCGATTGCGGCGCGCATCACGAAGCAGCCGGCCGAGGCGCTTGGCTGGCTCAACACCTTCATCGTTTATGCCGCGCTCCCGGCGCTTTTCTTCAAACTGGTGTCGCAGACGCCGATCGAACAATTGACGCGCCTGGGATTCATCGGCACCGATCTGGCTGCGACCTACTCAATCTTTGTTATGCTTCTTTTAGTCGGGCGTTTCGTGCGACGGAACTCGCTGCCGGAAAGTACGATGCAGGCCTTCGCCGGTGCCTATGGCAATATCGGCTATATGGGGCCTGCCTTGGCGCTGCTGGCCCTTGGCGAGAAGGCTGCCGTCCCGGTGGCACTGATCGTCTGCCTGGAAAATGCGCTGCATTTCATCGTCGCGCCGGCGCTGATGGCAATCGAGGGGAAGGACGATAGAACGAAGCGGCGTCTTGCTTTCGACGTCGCACGAAAGGTCCTGCTGCACCCCTTTATCCTGTCCACGGCGCTAGGGTTTGTCGCTGCCGCGACGGCTATGGATCAGCCATTGGCGTTCCGCCGCTTCGTCGACTATCTCGCGCAGGCTGCAGCGCCTTGCGCCCTGTTTGCGATGGGTGTCACCCTGGCGTTGCGGCCACTGCGACGTATTCCGGCAGAGATCGGCTACATCGTGCCGGCCAAGCTCATTCTTCACCCGCTTGTCGTATACCTGGCACTGGAGGCGGTCGGCGGCATCGAGCCGATCTGGATCTATTCCGCGGTGCTGCTCGCCGCGTTGCCGACGGCCACCAACGTCTTCGTCATGAGCCAGCAATATGGTGTCTGGCAGGAGCGAGCATCGGCGACCATCCTTATCAGCACGGCAGCCTCTATCGTATCGGTCTCGGCAATACTCTACGTGATCCGCTCAGGAAGCCTGCCGGCGCAGCTTTTCCATTAG